One region of Roseovarius faecimaris genomic DNA includes:
- a CDS encoding UbiA family prenyltransferase → MLFESFWSSFGQDWRAPFLSFFNMSRGRAFLKRHLALASSVDVKTLPYNSKVINYIEEWRRSGGRTALVTASDQILAEKIAREIGLFDEVYGSDGTLNLKGECKAQFLEERFGRKGFHYMGDHAADIPIWRRAAKAITVGASHSLRCEAERACDSIEHIVSERSSTKTYIKALRMHQWLKNVLVLLPMLAAHQFDGPTFFLSLIAFLSFSLMASGIYVVNDLIDLTADRSHPRKQNRPFASGDIPIYQGMWMAAGLFLIGVVLAISVNAAFVLAILGYCLLTTAYSLILKRRIILDIFALTALYSMRIVAGSLAAGITLSVWLLAFSAFFFLALAAVKRQAELADIAMRGELEVNGRGYHVNDLPIVSMIAIAAGYVSVLVMMLYVNSPQVMNLYGLPEALWGVSAVLLFWITQTVMLAHRGEMHDDPVVYAATDRTSLMCLLAIVVFLFWGGLS, encoded by the coding sequence ATGTTGTTTGAAAGCTTCTGGTCGTCGTTCGGTCAGGATTGGCGTGCTCCGTTTCTATCGTTTTTCAACATGTCTCGGGGCCGTGCATTCCTCAAGCGCCACCTCGCTTTGGCATCTTCGGTCGATGTAAAGACCCTTCCTTACAACTCGAAGGTGATAAACTACATCGAGGAGTGGAGACGCTCCGGTGGGCGAACCGCATTGGTTACCGCCAGCGATCAAATTCTGGCAGAAAAAATTGCACGTGAGATTGGACTATTTGACGAGGTCTACGGTTCGGATGGTACACTCAATCTAAAGGGAGAATGTAAGGCTCAATTCCTTGAAGAGCGATTTGGTCGGAAAGGATTCCATTATATGGGCGACCATGCGGCGGATATACCGATATGGAGACGCGCAGCGAAGGCGATAACTGTCGGAGCCTCCCACAGTTTACGATGTGAGGCAGAACGCGCTTGCGATTCTATCGAGCATATCGTTTCCGAGCGCAGTTCGACCAAAACCTACATTAAGGCACTCAGAATGCATCAGTGGCTGAAGAATGTTTTAGTTCTTCTTCCAATGTTGGCGGCGCACCAGTTTGACGGCCCCACCTTTTTCTTGTCACTTATCGCATTTTTAAGTTTTAGTCTGATGGCGTCGGGCATTTATGTGGTAAATGACCTAATTGATCTCACCGCTGATCGCTCGCATCCTCGAAAACAGAATAGACCTTTTGCCTCTGGAGATATTCCGATTTACCAGGGTATGTGGATGGCCGCAGGCCTATTCTTGATTGGAGTAGTACTTGCGATCAGTGTCAACGCAGCATTCGTTCTTGCGATTCTAGGATATTGCCTACTAACAACAGCCTACTCTCTGATCCTCAAGCGCCGAATAATCCTAGATATCTTCGCGCTTACAGCTCTCTATTCCATGCGGATTGTCGCGGGTAGTCTTGCCGCAGGAATAACACTTTCGGTGTGGCTTCTAGCGTTTTCCGCATTCTTTTTCTTAGCATTGGCGGCAGTAAAACGTCAGGCTGAATTGGCGGACATTGCCATGCGCGGCGAGCTTGAGGTGAATGGTCGCGGCTATCATGTCAATGACCTTCCCATAGTGTCTATGATCGCAATCGCCGCCGGATACGTGTCCGTATTGGTAATGATGCTATACGTCAACTCCCCACAAGTCATGAATCTCTATGGGCTACCTGAGGCACTCTGGGGGGTTTCCGCTGTTCTACTATTTTGGATCACGCAAACCGTAATGTTG
- a CDS encoding MBL fold metallo-hydrolase: protein MTPPDEFDPPVGEAEELAPDLRRVLAPNPSPMTYRGTNTYLVGRRALAVIDPGPDNPAHLEAILAALTPGQRISHIFVTHAHLDHSPLAVSLSRVTGAPVLAYGAAHAGRSEVMQGLAATGLVGGGEGVDAGFSPDHCLKDGEVTPGDGWSITAHWTPGHFGNHMSFTWNNMAFCGDLVMGWASSLVSPPDGDLTDFRASCQRLAALKPAVLHTGHGAPVADPDARIAWLLAHRQTREEAILAALRDTARTAAEVTRAVYTDTPRALLPAAERNVLAHLVDLHQRARVAPQGQLSESSRFQLI, encoded by the coding sequence ATGACGCCCCCTGACGAGTTTGACCCGCCCGTGGGCGAGGCCGAAGAGCTGGCCCCGGACCTGCGCCGGGTGCTCGCGCCCAACCCCTCGCCGATGACCTACCGCGGCACCAACACTTATCTTGTGGGGCGCCGCGCGCTTGCCGTGATCGACCCCGGCCCGGACAACCCGGCGCATCTTGAGGCGATCCTTGCCGCGCTCACCCCTGGCCAGAGGATCAGCCATATCTTCGTCACGCATGCCCATCTGGATCACTCGCCCCTCGCCGTCAGCCTCTCCCGGGTCACCGGCGCGCCGGTGTTGGCCTATGGCGCGGCGCATGCCGGTCGCAGCGAGGTGATGCAGGGGCTGGCGGCAACGGGTCTCGTCGGGGGCGGCGAGGGTGTCGACGCGGGGTTTTCACCCGATCACTGCCTGAAAGATGGCGAAGTCACACCGGGCGATGGCTGGTCGATCACGGCCCACTGGACCCCCGGACATTTCGGAAACCATATGAGTTTTACGTGGAATAACATGGCGTTCTGCGGCGATCTTGTGATGGGATGGGCAAGCTCCCTGGTTTCGCCGCCCGATGGTGATCTGACCGATTTCCGCGCCTCCTGCCAGCGGCTCGCCGCATTGAAACCGGCAGTGCTGCACACAGGGCACGGTGCGCCGGTCGCCGATCCGGATGCGCGCATCGCCTGGTTGCTGGCGCACCGCCAGACCCGCGAAGAGGCCATCCTCGCCGCGCTGCGGGACACAGCCCGGACAGCGGCCGAGGTTACGCGAGCCGTCTACACCGATACGCCGCGCGCGCTCTTGCCCGCGGCAGAGCGCAACGTGCTTGCGCATCTGGTCGACCTGCACCAGCGCGCGCGGGTGGCCCCCCAGGGGCAATTGTCAGAATCCAGCCGCTTCCAGCTGATTTGA